NNNNNNNNNNNNNNNNNNNNNNNNNNNNNNNNNNNNNNNNNNNNNNNNNNNNNNNNNNNNNNNNNNNNNNNNNNNNNNNNNNNNNNNNNNNNNNNNNNNNNNNNNNNNNNNNNNNNNNNNNNNNNNNNNNNNNNNNNNNNNNNNNNNNNNNNNNNNNNNNNNNNNNNNNNNNNNNNNNNNNNNNNNNNNNNNNNNNNNNNNNNNNNNNNNNNNNNNNNNNNNNNNNNNNNNNNNNNNNNNNNNNNNNNNNNNNNNNNNNNNNNNNNNNNNNNNNNNNNNNNNNNNNNNNNNNNNNNNNNNNNNNNNNNNNNNNNNNNNNNNNNNNNNNNNNNNNNNNNNNNNNNNNNNNNNNNNNNNNNNNNNNNNNNNNNNNNNNNNNNNNNNNNNNNNNNNNNNNNNNNNNNNNNNNNNNNNNNNNNNNNNNNNNNNNNNNNNNNNNNNNNNNAATCAAcacattttttgtatgtttttgttTTACATTTAAAATAATACTAATCAACTCTACTTTTTTTAATACTAAATAATAGAAATATTTAGTTAAAATAAATTGATATTGTCCATAGTTATATATAGCAGCAGAGAGAGAGGCTAGTATTGTGTCTTTTTACTTTGTTTGTGTCTAAGTGGTCATTCACAACACAACTTTTGAGGGATACACAAAAACCTTTtcaattctctcttctcttttgaGATATCATTGCAACTTGCAACCTCTTTCTAAATAATCCAAAACACCACACCATGAATAATAGGAACACCACTTTCATCACCTTCAACAACAAGAATCGTCCAATAATAAAAGATTCAtcgtcttcatcatcatcatcatcaagaagcTATGCCAATGGTGAAGACTACATGATGATGAGTGGTTTTCCATGGCCACCAAGATCATACTCATGCAGCTTCTGTAGAAAAGAGTTCAAGTCAGCACAAGCACTTGGCGGACACATGAATGTTCATAGAAGAGATAGAGCAAGGTTGAGGCATCAATCACCACCTCCATTATCAACTAATCTTCATCATCAAGTTCCTAATCTCAACCTTAATCTTAACCCTATCATTATTACTGCTACTAGTACCTCTAACCCTAATAGTGATAATAACTTGTCATCATACAAAAAACCTTCCACTACTACATTGCCCTTGTTTGTTATGGATGGTGTTTTACTTAGCCCTTTGAGCACAAAACCTAACAACATTCTGGAACAAGTTGAAGGATATGATGGTAATTTCGCAACAAGAGAAGACGAAGAAGGGTGCAAGATCTTGAAGAAAGGTGAGATTCTGAGAGTGGATTTGGAGATAGGGTTGCCTATTCcttctactactactactactactaaaaAAGTAGATTATGATTTGGATCTTGAGCTTCGTTTGGGTACTTGCTCTTAATTATTATATGATTATGATGTATATTACCACATATATCTTAACTTATTGCAAGGTTTAATTAAGTGGTATGTAGAATGAAGATGAATTGGAGTTATATTATTagctattttaattattattattattattatcatggaaaatcatataatatttaatttaccATCTTCAGCATCTTAATTAACTTGCTAGATTCCATATATATGTTTGATGACTCCGTTTCTGTATGTAATATCTTGATAAATGATACTAATTGAAGTTCTCACGGATTATTCATTATTATTTATTACTAAATTAATTAAGCTTCCATtactttatgtttttttttttcccaacTCCTTTTAGTGGCTATTTGTGTTGTAAACTTGTAATGAACGGTCTTTATTGGCACTAAATTTTCTACAAAacaagaatagtttaattagtcGAATGATTAACCATGTGAAAATTAGCACATTTCCACATCATGCATGTCATATCATTATCTATAGCTAGTCATTGTGGAATCATTTTGTTCTCTAATTGATGATGTTAAGAAATTAAAGCAAAGATTTTATCATCAAAGCCAATAATGAGAATGGCATTTCAatcattattaataaaatatatacaatctATTGTTCATGAGTTCTTGAAAGTGtagatattttataaaaattaaattgaatgtTACGGTTATTAAGTATAATACCAATAGTTTGACATTTAAAATTGTATTTCAAGAAGTTGTGTCATTTcattaatttaaatattgtaaGACACAAtagtataaataaatataatggtTTAAACTTAGCATTTTGGCACATGATGCTTTGTGCTTATTAATCATATATGTGCATTGGTTGCTTCTTCTATAAATATATGTCCAAAATCATGAGAAAAGTGAAGTATTCATTCTCTACAAATTGTCTCATAtttcataaaattttttaattgttaAGTTCTATATATAAAAGACTTTTTTGATAATTGCTATTTAAATAATTCATTAGTTTCAGTATATATTATGAGAATATTATCAAAAAACTTATAATAATTAAGTGTGAGGGCGATTAATTATCTCTAAAAATAAGATAATGATTTAATAGTGCctcaaaattataataaattaaattttgttatcttCTCATCATAACTTACCTAACAGAAAGTAGTTACGTCTTTTTCCCAATTTATTTTCTGACGCAAATTTTCAATTAACTCCTCAATCAACAAGATTTACTGCAGTATAANNNNNNNNNNNNNNNNNNNNNNNNNNNNNNNNNNNNNNNNNNNNNNNNNNNNNNNNNNNNNNNNNNNNNNNNNNNNNNNNNNNNNNNNNNNNNNNNNNNNNNNNNNNNNNNNNNNNNNNNNNNNNNNNNNNNNNNNNNNNNNNNNNNNNNNNNNNNNNNNNNNNNNNNNNNNNNNNNNNNNNNNNNNNNNNNNNNNNNNNNNNNNNNNNNNNNNNNNNNNNNNNNNNNNNNNNNNNNNNNNNNNNNNNNNNNNNNNNNNNNNNNNNNNNNNNNNNNNNNNNNNNNNNNNNNNNNNNNNNNNNNNNNNNNNNNNNNNNNNNNNNNNNNNNNNNNNNNNNNNNNNNNNNNNNNNNNNNNNNNNNNNNNNNNNNNNNNNNNNNNNNNNNNNNNNNNNNNNNNNNNNNNNNNNNNNNNNNNNNNNNNNNNNNNNNNNNNNNNNNNNNNNNNNNNNNNNNNNNNNNNNNNNNNNNNNNNNNNNNNNNNNNNNNNNNNNNNNNNNNNNNNNNNNNNNNNNNNNNNNNNNNNTTCGCATATAAAATTTTGATATCATATCATAATATTATTTatctcaaaaatttaaattaataaaaaaagataatataaataattatatctctattaaataatacatatatttaaatttgtattcatttaaatattaaaaataattaaaataataaattaaaatttccaATCATTACTCAAATAATATTGACATTATTACTATATGTTATGCTGTTAGTTACTAACATCGCGAGTTAGTAAACTGGAAGTAGGAACGAAAATTCATCTTTTAAATGGTTGAGTTTGAGTTTTTGTGatgtaaaaaaattatactaaGCGGCTGGATTCTTGATAATAAGACTGGAATAGTAgtttaaaacccaaaaaaaaaaaagttttatggATTAGTTTGTATTATCAGAAATGAGCTTAATTGATTTATAATCATCTCAATATGGTAATTAATAAAACTTCCGGAGTAGAATTTAAGCACTGAGCAAACTAATATTGAATTTTGATGAGTAGCTAAAAATCTCAGTTACAACTTACATGCAAATGtaaatttttaatttcttgtttgacACACAATAAATCATTACAAAATTTCACCCATTTATATATCTCTTGTCTTTTGTGTATCCAGTTATGGTCAGAGTCACAGATATATGTTGCAGTAGTAACATATATATTCTCTAGCTTCATCTTATGATCAAATCTTATACATCATTGATTGTCATTTCATACCAATGGAAGTTTTGATCAGAGTTCTTTAGTGAAGGTAACTGAAACATTAAACAAGAAACTCAAAATCCATCCGTACAATTCACAGATCATGACCAAACTTGATATAGTAATTTTTATTCAAGTTATATAAATACCTGACATTATtatgattatttattattattgattcAAGTTCCAACACAAAGCTCATTATTATGGTCACACTAGTGCAACAGAAAATATGTGAAATAGGGGCCACTAAATAATATAAAGTTTGAGTGGTTCCAACTCGCATGGCAGTGAATGAATTATTAGTATGTAACTTAGTTCTTTCAATTGTTTGACTAGATAGAAGACTCTTAACCATTTCAGGCACTTGGAAAATGATGTGAGAAATTTAGAATAATCACCAAACTTACCAATGATGCTATCAACTTTAATTTGCTTTTGCTGATTCAATCTCCCTATGACACTTTGCACGGAGGCATGCATTCATCACAATTTGATTTATAtaactatattatattattatcacTGGTTATTACATTTTAAAATGTTTTCTGGATGTGTCTGATTGTGCAACCGTTAATGCATGCAACGGGTCTTTTTCGAATATGAAAAATGACTCAATTTGGGGTCTTTTTTAAATACTGAAACTTTcgttcttatatatattttttcaccGCTCACATATCCCCCAACAATTAGGAGGTGAGGGACAGATCACCATAACCATGatcaaacaaaaaacaaagaataaGTCTGACATACAATTGAGACTTGGTAAAACGGGATTTTAAGCAAGGAGATCTAGTTTTGCGACGCATACAATATCGGCCCTCTCACTTCGGGCGGGAGAAGGAAAGCTAACTCTCAATTGAGAGGGATCCTACTGATGAGTCAAGTCtgtaattaaaaaagaaatttacaAGCTGGAACGACTTAACGGCACCGAACTATTAAAATCATGGAACGCCGTAAACATACTGCGTTACTATCCACAGGCAAGTTCCACCGAGTTGATAACTTAGCAAAATTTAAGGTTTATTTGCAGTTTTCATATTTCCTTTGCtttgttttacttttttattttttatgttcatATTCAAATCGTTTTTTCAAGCATTCTTTTCTACCCAAAGACAATGGGAGGTTTTAATGAGGTCTGacctttaataaaaatattattcattCAAATACTCTCTTTtaggttttttgtgtttttacacGAGCAAACGATACGTATAAAACGGCAACTCCAGATTCCGATTATCCCCAAAACCAACGAAACGGATATCCAAACAAACGAAATAAGTATACAATTCGGCCCACCAAAAAGCCCACAAACAGTTCATAACAAAACGGCCCAAGAAAGGCCACCAAAGCAATGTATATATGCCGAACAAATGGCTTACAAACTTGAAGAAATTGTTTCATCAAAAAGCAATGTACATATGCAAAACAAACGGCTTACAAACTTCATAAAAATTTCATACAACATAAAACTTAGCTACTCAAGATCAACGATCTGCCCGTCCTTCACGGTCCGAAAAACTCCTATAACGGACACATCAATGCTCGGAGCCAACACATGGACCTGAGCTTTCAAAGCCTCCTCAGTAGATGAAATGGCCGCCCTTGCATCAGCTAGAAGTCCGGTATTTTGCTTCTTCAGACCCTCTACCTCAACCCTCATGGCATCAGTTTTAGATGGGCTATAGCAGCAACACTCTCAACATCGGCAGCTAGCTTTTGCGCCTTAGCTACCTGGAACGTCAGCTCAGTTTTCCGTTTTGACAAGCGTAGGATTTCGAAACTCACATCCTCGGCATCCTTAGCCACCTTTGCCCTTGCAGTCTCGGACATCTCCAATTGCCCCTTCAGAGTGCTAAGCTCCGCCTAAGCCTGTCGAAGTTTCCCGTCCAGAAGGAAAATTTGCGAAAGCATTTGCTCGGCCCTTCGGACGATAGCAGTTGATCGGAGGAGAGCACGGTACACCGACTTAGCCTGACCAGTAAGATCGCAATCCTTGAAGTATTCATTCGTGCCAGGCAGCAAGTGTTGGTCAATAAAATCGGGAGCATCAAAGGAGCGATCCATCACACAAGGAGCAACCATACTTGTGCTAGCGTCCTCCCAATTACTCCCCTTTTGCAGGCTTCTGATGCTTCCGGTTGGGCTTGGGAATCGGAATCTCTTGGATATCATCATCTCCGATAATTCCCTTTTGAACAATCTCTTGAGAGGCTTTTTGAGAACGTGGAATAAAAGTTGCTGGAGGCGTCGATTGCGAAGAGCCATCACCCCCACCTTCTGGATCACGGACAAAAGTAGCTTTCAATTGTTGCAAGGTCGTTAACCCATCTGCCATCCTAactacaaaacacaaaaataagaCAAATGTTACAAGTTATGAAAAACGGGAGTCAGATGCACGAACTCAGAGACTAGAAAGGAACCTACCAACATACGACTTGCCCGTCTCGAGACTCCCCAAGACATCTCGAGGATTCAACAGTCTATCCCCGAATATTGCTATTAAAACATTGGCAATATCTCTATTCTCAGAGGAAAGGCCCTTGTAAGTTATCCTTGAGAGGTAGGAAGCCCCAGCCCCAAAATTCCAATATGGGCGAATTCGACGCTTCCCTCCTCGGATAACCAAAAAGGGCGATGACCTTGGACTGGATGGACCTTGAAGTACTTCGCCTTAaaaccatggaatgaatcatcgaACAAGTCAAAGATCCAGTAGTCCGGCTAAGCACGGAAAGAAATATATCCCTTCCGATGTCTCCCCTCTTTATGTGGAATGGTGcacagaaagaaaaataaaaagacttCAACCGGAGCCGGTATCTCCAAAAATTCACACACCAGCTCGAAGATTCAGATAGTTGCCCAGCTGTTTGGATGTAGCTAAGATGGAGCCGCGGAAACACGGTTCAGAAGATCCATGACGAACCCAGAGAAAGGCAACTGAACCCCCATCTTGGTGAACAAAGTTTTGTGCACCCATATCCAATCGGAACCTAGGGCCCTAGATAGAACACCCTCTCATTTTCATCGCCGAGCTCAAGCTCATACTGTTGCTCTGTCTCGCCTCCTCCCAACACGGACCCCCTCATCTTGGAGTTTCTAAAGGTTCCCCTCATCTAACCGGGAGGGTGTACTCGACACATCGGACGTCACCCAATGGTAACGATCTCTGGTACACCCCTAGCCAACAAGCTAAGTCTCCCTTTTGCCGCACCATACCTATATCCAAACGGGGGCACCACTATCAGCCCACTCcccagaaacaaaaaaaaatacaggAAGATGCCTACCTATATAAAACTACGTCAAAAATCTACCGAACCCCACAAATTCCAAAACCATATCAAAACAATGACATCTCCCATCCCCATTTTCTCTACCATAACACGAAGGAAGCCCAAAAAGAAGCAACATAGAATGAAAACTAAAGCAACAAAGCACAACGTATAAAAGCAAAAGAGAAGGCATCGCACTAACCTGTTATGGAAATCAAGAAGAGAAGAAACTAGCATAACAAAATGCAGCAACCAACAGCAATCAATCCAAGCAGTAGTATCAGAGACCAGAAAATATCAGAAAAGAACTAATGAGAAAAATGGAGGGGATGTGAGTAGCTAGAAAAGACATAAGAACGAAAACTCCCAAATTTCAAAATGGAAATACGAAAGGATCTAGGagttaaaatgaaaaaaaaaaagcaaaaactttCCTCTCTCCCACTACGTGTCATTATGGCACCTTGAAAAATATAACAGACAAGACCTACTATCGGAAAATACAACGAACAAACGCAAAAGCAGTTGGCATTTTGATCACGGTCAGACAATCTTCTGAGCTTCAAGAAACCGAACTCATCATCTAGCGATGAGAGCAAGCGTACATTTGCTCTCACGCTGTAGGGACAACTGTTCCAGACCTGGCGTCTGGGGCCCTAAATAACTCCCCAAACACAAGTCGTCCCTACAGCCCAACTGACCAGAAAGCAGGGAACCAATAACTAactttaaaattcaaatatatatCTTTCTTATCTTaaccaacaagataagataacaagACAAACTATATAAAAAGATTCAAGGGCTCTCTCAAGTACGTCATACACTCCTAACCCCATATCTATACTTCTTAGACTCATTTTGACTTGAGCGTCAAAGTATCTTTGCAGATACCACCCTCCGTTGCTCCTGAAGTTTGATCACGTCATCATCAAAATTGGCATGTCTCCGATCCTTCTCTCAACCTGTACCAACAAAGTCTTGCTGTAcacacataaaaaaaataattactaaaTTAATTGCTATATATATAGTGTTTTatatattcttaatatatattttattaaaataattaatttttaatgtacATNNNNNNNNNNNNNNNNNNNNNNNNNAAATTACAGGCCCACCATTGTTTACTAAATCTTTAGACTAAAATCCCAAATATATTGGTTctctcatttaaaaaaaatagctgAAGACTAATTAGAATGTatctaatattaaaaaatttaaattagagaaaaaaatataaattatggaAAACTAAATAATGTGgaaaaaattatatattgataaagtaggaaaaaaacaaaaagctgcAAGTTATGATCAGTAATATCTACCTTCAGAACAATATCTCACAGAGAGGCAAACAGAGATGTCCTTTCATTGAAAACATTGCATGGTTTTGGTACCCCAATTTGATGGCATTCAATACTCTTTCTATGGCAAAACAAACGAACGTGCTCATGTGAGTTATAAAATTTAGAGAAATTATATTTGTAttgtttttatatatttttttaatgatataaaagataaatttttcattctttttatttttgtcaattatttttaatgcaaaaaataataataaaagatataCAAAAAAAGTATacacaaaaataatatatatcatATTTCTCTAAAAATAAATCTTCACCTTCACCTACTTCTCATTGCTCTCTCCGTCTCCCTCCGTTTATTTTCACAGGATTTCAGCATTTCTAATATCAATATTTCTATTTGTATTATACGATGAAATTATAGCCTATATATTATCATATTTTTAAGTATTTAAAACTTCAGCTGCTCAATAAGAATTATATTGTATTCCTCTTATATATTTTACATAGTTATTATATTTTCTTTGTGAAGGGTGAAATTAGATGAGTATTGaagaatttattatatattactaattttataactaaaatgtgtcatatgttattttttattgtaattgaaatcaaatattttcttctaaaattaaagaattctccttctctctttcttttttctctgtATCTCACATTTTTTTTACCTATTCTAtctcttttatatatcattatcaatgactaattacaaatttcaaaaacaaaatgtACAATATGACATTCTCTAATtacattcaaattaaattaaaattaaaatcaaaatattgaaattgaaattgaaatattatatattatatattaataaccaaaatgtgtcacataacactctcttattaaaattgagagaaaatattcTCTTCCAAAATTAATAATacataaagagaaaaaaatattatttttaaatagcaaacataaaaattaattatttctatttgtgcaaCAAACTTAACACCCAATCAAATGTAAAAATATTATACACGttaaattctttcaaattttagattacaaatattaaaatttaattataaataaaaagttaaactctttcacatgaaaataataactaaaactttaattttattatttgagttttttATTTACGGAGACCTTAGCCTTTTTAGTTGACGGAGACTTTTGTCCCCTATGATATTTTTAtaatagtttaattttttatttagaatggATGGGCAAAAGATGACTATGTGAACCTTTTTtacttttattgtttttaatatgtCNNNNNNNNNNNNNNNNNNNNNNNNNNNNNNNNNNNNNNNNNNNNNNNNNNNNNNNNNNNNNNNNNNNNNNNNNNNNNNNNNNNNNNNNNNCTGTTATTGTCACTtatatagttatatatatatgaatatagTATTCTGTGTATTGTCACTtatgatttttataattttgtctAATCTCTCTAAATctaatattgaaaattttgaaacatCAAATAGAAACTAATTTTTCAGTATCCAAATAACATTTTAGAATTTGGGTTTTATAGGGCTGTAGTTGATTTGTATTTTAGAGATATACAAACATTGAGAGACAAAAATTTGTATcccaaaacaaaagaaacattgagaaaaatattttaaaatttcattaTCCACTATAAGTGAATAACCAAATACAAATATACAATAGAAAAATGTAAAATCTGTCTTCACTATTTTTGGTTTCTGTCCTTAATGTGGAGAGAACGCACCCATGGTTTGAAGTTTGAAGTGATGAGTGATGAGGACATATGATTCCATTTAAGGAAAAGCCATCATACCCATTTGACACGTAGACCTTGTCGGGAACATGTAAGCCATCAGATTTGGGAAAAGAGCAACCTCTCTACTCATCAACACCActacaaaaaattgaaattattgGCAAGCCATGTTAGTTCACACATGAGTTGATAGAGATTGCTTACGTTCTATCATCTCCATATCATGTCacctttataatttttttagtttattttgttgctcATTTTGTCCTTTTCATTATGATAAAATGTAGATAAACATGTAAGTAAGGCGAATAGCAATGCATTTTAGGCAAAACAGGGAGTGCAATGCTTTTTAAAATTAACttgttattaaaaataaaaaaataaaNNNNNNNNNNNNNNNNNNNNNNNNNNNNNNNNNNNNNNNNNNNNNNNNNNNNNNNNNNNNNNNNNNNNNNNNNNNNNNNNNNNNNNNNNNNNNNNNNNNNNNNNNNNNNNNNNNNNNNNNNNNNNNNNNNNgcaaatatatattataataatttCTATATAttacaaacaacaacaacaaaaccttgtcccactaggtggggtcggctacatgaatcaaattaTCAAACGCTCTATCATATATCATTTGTACAGAGAgatcgtttacatgtagatctcgcttaaccacctcatggatggtcttcttaggtcttcctctaccTTTTTTCCCTTGTCCATCTTCTATTTTATCCAGCGTCCTGGTGTAAAACAATAATTTCTATGTATTAATAATAGTTTAAAACAATTTTACCTTATTActcatcaataaaaagaataaaaaNNNNNNNNNNNNNNNNNNNNNNNNNNNNNNNNNNNNNNNNNNNNNNNNNNNNNNNNNNNNNNNNNNNNNCATAATATTCTaaaataatttgataatttttgaatttttattaattaatttcataAAATTATTTTCCACTATTTTTTTGTCGTGGAATTATTTTACAGTGTAAATAGATGTAAATTAAATGTTATTATATAGTAGTAGGGTATGGGAGAGGTCCAACCTTGTGTGATATATGCATAAGGGCTCCTTAGCTTAAGACAAAACTGGAAAAATAATTCAACCTTGCATTGCATAGGAAGTAGGAACCCACACAACATGATACCCTAAAAGAATTAATCTTGAATATTGGTATCTCTCTTACATACAGACCCCATACCCTTCTGACAACAGCAACATAAACTAAGTCACCAAGGTGTAGGTAAGTACTAACTAGAGCTTATAGATCTAATAAAGTTTGCTTGAATGTGTTACTAAATATCCACACACTTCACTTGAAATAATGCCTTTGATTTGAATTACATGCTCTTATGATTTCTTTGTTGAAAGTTGTGTCAAATGTTGACCTTAGATATTGGAATCATTTCTCTTTTCGTTGAACATTTTTTGAGATACAACACTTCTTTTTAGTATTCATTCACCCAGTTGTTCAAACACTCTTAAAAAGATTTTTCAGCCATATTAGTACATCAAAGTAATAAGAAATTAAGAATATAGTTACTTAGCAAGTGTTTGATTaggaaaataggataaaaatatagAGAGAGATATAAGAGTATTTAAaggaaaaactaacaaaaacaaaatcatatatcagaaagcgaaaattgtgtattttttattttNNNNNNNNNNNNNNNNNNNNNNNNNNNNNNNNNNNNNNNNNNNNNNNNNNNNNNNNNNNNNNNNNNNNNNNNNNNNNNNNNNNNNNNNNNATATATTACttcatatatttttaaataaaataattaattactagaATAATTAAGCAGTTTACAGCAAAATAACTAAACCTTTTTTTACAGCAGTATGATCAAAGTTTTTTCATAAacgcaaataatttttttatacgaTAATTGAATGGtaactatatttttttatatctttataaCTTAGGCTATAGCATGCATGGTTTAAAAATGGGAAAAACAATACAAGAATTCTTATGTTATTTCTATGTTTGTATTTGTGTTGTGTCTCTAAACCAAAACACTACCTTAAGGACTATATGGTTCAAGAATTACACTAATTTGCAAAGTAAATCTCTGTTGCCTACAATTGCATGTGATGTTGGGTAAATTTCACTAGCACAGCATTTTTACTGATTTCTTGTAGTAGTTAATGTCAACTATTTTGATGTGTATTTGAACATCATTGCGATTGGGGGCATGTCCATTTTATTGGAATTTTGCATTTCCAAGATGATTGTTGAAAGGAACAGCCTGCAATCGCAGGTGTCCCTCCACataatttctcttcttcttttttttaagaaaaaaaaaaaagaaagaaagatggtCAACAACAATAATGTAG
The DNA window shown above is from Arachis ipaensis cultivar K30076 chromosome B08, Araip1.1, whole genome shotgun sequence and carries:
- the LOC107610839 gene encoding transcriptional regulator SUPERMAN-like; protein product: MNNRNTTFITFNNKNRPIIKDSSSSSSSSSRSYANGEDYMMMSGFPWPPRSYSCSFCRKEFKSAQALGGHMNVHRRDRARLRHQSPPPLSTNLHHQVPNLNLNLNPIIITATSTSNPNSDNNLSSYKKPSTTTLPLFVMDGVLLSPLSTKPNNILEQVEGYDGNFATREDEEGCKILKKGEILRVDLEIGLPIPSTTTTTTKKVDYDLDLELRLGTCS